From one Suricata suricatta isolate VVHF042 chromosome 8, meerkat_22Aug2017_6uvM2_HiC, whole genome shotgun sequence genomic stretch:
- the ACSM1 gene encoding acyl-coenzyme A synthetase ACSM1, mitochondrial isoform X4 translates to MQRLMRLHVFWGIRQSQSYHGFHPAPWYLYCRSLSGAGGLRWNDHNRPAEFNFASNVLDYWTQMEQEGKRGPNPALWWVDNQGDEVKWSFGEITDLSRCVANVLTQTCGLQQGDRLALILPRVPEWWLVAIGCIRAGIVFMPGTTQMKAKDILYRLQVSKAKGIVTTDTLAPEVDSVVSECPALKTKLLVSHHSRQGWLDFRSLIKSASTDHTCVKSKTLDPMAIFFTSGTTGLPKMVKHCHGLAWRSSLPSCRKLLQLNPSDVLWCFSDPGWILAVLGALFEPWTAGSTLFVHHLPQFDAKVIQQTLCKYPITQCLAAPAVYRMILQQISTSLRFPALEHCATGGEALLPEEQEEWRRRTGLLLYQVYGQSETGIACGTLRGMKIKPGSMGKSISPLDIQTSCSRSLTTRATSCQSTLKATLASGSSPPSPWASSCAMRTTQERLPKWSVGTSTTLGIEPLWMRTATSGSSGGVTTSSLPLGTELGRQRWRTPWQNIQQWLSQLW, encoded by the exons ATGCAGAGGCTGATGAGGCTCCACGTCTTCTGGGGCATCCGCCAATCCCAATCCTACCATGGCTTTCACCCTGCCCCTTGGTATCTTTACTGTCGGTCTTTGTCAGGAGCTGGAGGTCTGAGATGGAATGACCACAATAGACCAGCGGAATTTAACTTTGCAAGTAATGTCCTAGACTATTGGACTCAAATGGAGCAG gagggaaagaggggtCCAAACCCAGCCTTGTGGTGGGTGGATAACCAAGGTGATGAAGTGAAGTGGAGTTTTGGAGAGATCACAGACTTATCCCGCTGTGTAGCCAATGTCCTCACCCAGACCTGTGGCCTGCAGCAAGGAGACCGTCTAGCCTTGATCCTGCCTCGAGTACCTGAGTGGTGGCTGGTGGCCATTGGCTGCATCCGAGCAG GTATAGTCTTCATGCCAGGAACCACCCAGATGAAGGCCAAGGACATTCTCTACCGATTACAAGTGTCTAAAGCCAAGGGCATTGTGACCACAGATACCCTTGCCCCAGAGGTGGATTCTGTAGTTTCTGAGTGTCCTGCTCTGAAAACAAAGCTCCTGGTGTCTCACCATAGCCGTCAAGGGTGGCTGGACTTCCGATCACTGATTAA ATCAGCATCCACAGATCACACCTGTGTTAAGTCAAAGACGCTGGACCCAATGGCCATTTTCTTCACCAGTGGGACAACAGGCCTTCCCAAGATGGTGAAACACTGTCATGGACTTGCCTGGCGATCCTCTTTGCCTTCATG CAGGAAATTACTGCAGCTGAATCCATCTGATGTCCTCTGGTGCTTTTCGGACCCAGGCTGGATTCTTGCTGTTTTGGGGGCCCTGTTTGAACCATGGACAGCAGGGTCTACACTCTTCGTCCATCATCTGCCCCAGTTTGATGCCAAGGTCATTCAACAG ACATTGTGCAAATACCCCATCACCCAGTGCCTTGCCGCGCCAGCTGTGTATCGAATGATTCTACAGCAGATTTCTACCAG TCTCAGGTTCCCTGCCTTGGAGCACTGCGCAACTGGTGGGGAGGCTCTGCTgccagaggagcaggaggagtgGAGAAGACGGACAGGCCTTCTGCTCTACCAGGTCTATGGACAGTCAGAAACA GGAATAGCTTGTGGCACTTTACGGGGAATGAAGATCAAGCCAGGTTCCATGGGGAAAAGCATCTCCCCGTTGGACATCCAG ACCTCTTGCTCCAGATCATTGACGACAAGGGCAACATCCTGCCAATCAACACTGAAGGCAACATTGGCATCAGGATCAAGCCCACCAAGCCCATGGGCCTCTTCATGTGCTATGAG GACAACCCAGGAAAGACTGCCGAAGTGGAGTGTGGGGACTTCTACAACACTGGGGATAGAGCCACTATGGATGAGGACGGCTACATCTGGTTCCTCGGGAGGAGTGACGACATCATCACTGCCTCTGG GTACCGAATTGGGCCGGCAGAGGTGGAGAACGCCCTGGCAGAACATCCAGCAGTGGCTGAGTCAGCTGTGGTGA
- the ACSM1 gene encoding acyl-coenzyme A synthetase ACSM1, mitochondrial isoform X1: protein MQRLMRLHVFWGIRQSQSYHGFHPAPWYLYCRSLSGAGGLRWNDHNRPAEFNFASNVLDYWTQMEQEGKRGPNPALWWVDNQGDEVKWSFGEITDLSRCVANVLTQTCGLQQGDRLALILPRVPEWWLVAIGCIRAGIVFMPGTTQMKAKDILYRLQVSKAKGIVTTDTLAPEVDSVVSECPALKTKLLVSHHSRQGWLDFRSLIKSASTDHTCVKSKTLDPMAIFFTSGTTGLPKMVKHCHGLAWRSSLPSCRKLLQLNPSDVLWCFSDPGWILAVLGALFEPWTAGSTLFVHHLPQFDAKVIQQTLCKYPITQCLAAPAVYRMILQQISTSLRFPALEHCATGGEALLPEEQEEWRRRTGLLLYQVYGQSETGIACGTLRGMKIKPGSMGKSISPLDIQIIDDKGNILPINTEGNIGIRIKPTKPMGLFMCYEDNPGKTAEVECGDFYNTGDRATMDEDGYIWFLGRSDDIITASGYRIGPAEVENALAEHPAVAESAVVSSPDPIRREVVKAFIVLTPEFLSHDQDQLTQELQQHVKSVTAPYKYPRKVEFVPELPKTITGKIKRSELRKKEYGQM from the exons ATGCAGAGGCTGATGAGGCTCCACGTCTTCTGGGGCATCCGCCAATCCCAATCCTACCATGGCTTTCACCCTGCCCCTTGGTATCTTTACTGTCGGTCTTTGTCAGGAGCTGGAGGTCTGAGATGGAATGACCACAATAGACCAGCGGAATTTAACTTTGCAAGTAATGTCCTAGACTATTGGACTCAAATGGAGCAG gagggaaagaggggtCCAAACCCAGCCTTGTGGTGGGTGGATAACCAAGGTGATGAAGTGAAGTGGAGTTTTGGAGAGATCACAGACTTATCCCGCTGTGTAGCCAATGTCCTCACCCAGACCTGTGGCCTGCAGCAAGGAGACCGTCTAGCCTTGATCCTGCCTCGAGTACCTGAGTGGTGGCTGGTGGCCATTGGCTGCATCCGAGCAG GTATAGTCTTCATGCCAGGAACCACCCAGATGAAGGCCAAGGACATTCTCTACCGATTACAAGTGTCTAAAGCCAAGGGCATTGTGACCACAGATACCCTTGCCCCAGAGGTGGATTCTGTAGTTTCTGAGTGTCCTGCTCTGAAAACAAAGCTCCTGGTGTCTCACCATAGCCGTCAAGGGTGGCTGGACTTCCGATCACTGATTAA ATCAGCATCCACAGATCACACCTGTGTTAAGTCAAAGACGCTGGACCCAATGGCCATTTTCTTCACCAGTGGGACAACAGGCCTTCCCAAGATGGTGAAACACTGTCATGGACTTGCCTGGCGATCCTCTTTGCCTTCATG CAGGAAATTACTGCAGCTGAATCCATCTGATGTCCTCTGGTGCTTTTCGGACCCAGGCTGGATTCTTGCTGTTTTGGGGGCCCTGTTTGAACCATGGACAGCAGGGTCTACACTCTTCGTCCATCATCTGCCCCAGTTTGATGCCAAGGTCATTCAACAG ACATTGTGCAAATACCCCATCACCCAGTGCCTTGCCGCGCCAGCTGTGTATCGAATGATTCTACAGCAGATTTCTACCAG TCTCAGGTTCCCTGCCTTGGAGCACTGCGCAACTGGTGGGGAGGCTCTGCTgccagaggagcaggaggagtgGAGAAGACGGACAGGCCTTCTGCTCTACCAGGTCTATGGACAGTCAGAAACA GGAATAGCTTGTGGCACTTTACGGGGAATGAAGATCAAGCCAGGTTCCATGGGGAAAAGCATCTCCCCGTTGGACATCCAG ATCATTGACGACAAGGGCAACATCCTGCCAATCAACACTGAAGGCAACATTGGCATCAGGATCAAGCCCACCAAGCCCATGGGCCTCTTCATGTGCTATGAG GACAACCCAGGAAAGACTGCCGAAGTGGAGTGTGGGGACTTCTACAACACTGGGGATAGAGCCACTATGGATGAGGACGGCTACATCTGGTTCCTCGGGAGGAGTGACGACATCATCACTGCCTCTGG GTACCGAATTGGGCCGGCAGAGGTGGAGAACGCCCTGGCAGAACATCCAGCAGTGGCTGAGTCAGCTGTGGTGAGCAGCCCGGACCCGATTCGGAGGGAG GTGGTGAAGGCATTTATTGTCCTGACCCCAGAGTTCCTATCCCATGACCAGGACCAGCTCACCCAGGAGCTGCAGCAGCATGTGAAGTCAGTGACGGCTCCCTATAAGTACCCGAGGaag GTGGAATTTGTCCCAGAGCTGCCCAAAACCATCACTGGCAAGATTAAGAGAAGTGAACTTCGGAAAAAGGAGTATGGTCAGATGTAA
- the ACSM1 gene encoding acyl-coenzyme A synthetase ACSM1, mitochondrial isoform X3, translating to MQRLMRLHVFWGIRQSQSYHGFHPAPWYLYCRSLSGAGGLRWNDHNRPAEFNFASNVLDYWTQMEQEGKRGPNPALWWVDNQGDEVKWSFGEITDLSRCVANVLTQTCGLQQGDRLALILPRVPEWWLVAIGCIRAGIVFMPGTTQMKAKDILYRLQVSKAKGIVTTDTLAPEVDSVVSECPALKTKLLVSHHSRQGWLDFRSLIKSASTDHTCVKSKTLDPMAIFFTSGTTGLPKMVKHCHGLAWRSSLPSCRKLLQLNPSDVLWCFSDPGWILAVLGALFEPWTAGSTLFVHHLPQFDAKVIQQTLCKYPITQCLAAPAVYRMILQQISTSLRFPALEHCATGGEALLPEEQEEWRRRTGLLLYQVYGQSETGIACGTLRGMKIKPGSMGKSISPLDIQLCWGGPAGWGPQTSCSRSLTTRATSCQSTLKATLASGSSPPSPWASSCAMRTTQERLPKWSVGTSTTLGIEPLWMRTATSGSSGGVTTSSLPLGTELGRQRWRTPWQNIQQWLSQLW from the exons ATGCAGAGGCTGATGAGGCTCCACGTCTTCTGGGGCATCCGCCAATCCCAATCCTACCATGGCTTTCACCCTGCCCCTTGGTATCTTTACTGTCGGTCTTTGTCAGGAGCTGGAGGTCTGAGATGGAATGACCACAATAGACCAGCGGAATTTAACTTTGCAAGTAATGTCCTAGACTATTGGACTCAAATGGAGCAG gagggaaagaggggtCCAAACCCAGCCTTGTGGTGGGTGGATAACCAAGGTGATGAAGTGAAGTGGAGTTTTGGAGAGATCACAGACTTATCCCGCTGTGTAGCCAATGTCCTCACCCAGACCTGTGGCCTGCAGCAAGGAGACCGTCTAGCCTTGATCCTGCCTCGAGTACCTGAGTGGTGGCTGGTGGCCATTGGCTGCATCCGAGCAG GTATAGTCTTCATGCCAGGAACCACCCAGATGAAGGCCAAGGACATTCTCTACCGATTACAAGTGTCTAAAGCCAAGGGCATTGTGACCACAGATACCCTTGCCCCAGAGGTGGATTCTGTAGTTTCTGAGTGTCCTGCTCTGAAAACAAAGCTCCTGGTGTCTCACCATAGCCGTCAAGGGTGGCTGGACTTCCGATCACTGATTAA ATCAGCATCCACAGATCACACCTGTGTTAAGTCAAAGACGCTGGACCCAATGGCCATTTTCTTCACCAGTGGGACAACAGGCCTTCCCAAGATGGTGAAACACTGTCATGGACTTGCCTGGCGATCCTCTTTGCCTTCATG CAGGAAATTACTGCAGCTGAATCCATCTGATGTCCTCTGGTGCTTTTCGGACCCAGGCTGGATTCTTGCTGTTTTGGGGGCCCTGTTTGAACCATGGACAGCAGGGTCTACACTCTTCGTCCATCATCTGCCCCAGTTTGATGCCAAGGTCATTCAACAG ACATTGTGCAAATACCCCATCACCCAGTGCCTTGCCGCGCCAGCTGTGTATCGAATGATTCTACAGCAGATTTCTACCAG TCTCAGGTTCCCTGCCTTGGAGCACTGCGCAACTGGTGGGGAGGCTCTGCTgccagaggagcaggaggagtgGAGAAGACGGACAGGCCTTCTGCTCTACCAGGTCTATGGACAGTCAGAAACA GGAATAGCTTGTGGCACTTTACGGGGAATGAAGATCAAGCCAGGTTCCATGGGGAAAAGCATCTCCCCGTTGGACATCCAG CTGTGTTGGGGTGGCCCTGCAGGGTGGGGTCCACAGACCTCTTGCTCCAGATCATTGACGACAAGGGCAACATCCTGCCAATCAACACTGAAGGCAACATTGGCATCAGGATCAAGCCCACCAAGCCCATGGGCCTCTTCATGTGCTATGAG GACAACCCAGGAAAGACTGCCGAAGTGGAGTGTGGGGACTTCTACAACACTGGGGATAGAGCCACTATGGATGAGGACGGCTACATCTGGTTCCTCGGGAGGAGTGACGACATCATCACTGCCTCTGG GTACCGAATTGGGCCGGCAGAGGTGGAGAACGCCCTGGCAGAACATCCAGCAGTGGCTGAGTCAGCTGTGGTGA
- the ACSM1 gene encoding acyl-coenzyme A synthetase ACSM1, mitochondrial isoform X2: MQRLMRLHVFWGIRQSQSYHGFHPAPWYLYCRSLSGAGGLRWNDHNRPAEFNFASNVLDYWTQMEQEGKRGPNPALWWVDNQGDEVKWSFGEITDLSRCVANVLTQTCGLQQGDRLALILPRVPEWWLVAIGCIRAGIVFMPGTTQMKAKDILYRLQVSKAKGIVTTDTLAPEVDSVVSECPALKTKLLVSHHSRQGWLDFRSLIKSASTDHTCVKSKTLDPMAIFFTSGTTGLPKMVKHCHGLAWRSSLPSCRKLLQLNPSDVLWCFSDPGWILAVLGALFEPWTAGSTLFVHHLPQFDAKVIQQTLCKYPITQCLAAPAVYRMILQQISTSLRFPALEHCATGGEALLPEEQEEWRRRTGLLLYQGIACGTLRGMKIKPGSMGKSISPLDIQIIDDKGNILPINTEGNIGIRIKPTKPMGLFMCYEDNPGKTAEVECGDFYNTGDRATMDEDGYIWFLGRSDDIITASGYRIGPAEVENALAEHPAVAESAVVSSPDPIRREVVKAFIVLTPEFLSHDQDQLTQELQQHVKSVTAPYKYPRKVEFVPELPKTITGKIKRSELRKKEYGQM; the protein is encoded by the exons ATGCAGAGGCTGATGAGGCTCCACGTCTTCTGGGGCATCCGCCAATCCCAATCCTACCATGGCTTTCACCCTGCCCCTTGGTATCTTTACTGTCGGTCTTTGTCAGGAGCTGGAGGTCTGAGATGGAATGACCACAATAGACCAGCGGAATTTAACTTTGCAAGTAATGTCCTAGACTATTGGACTCAAATGGAGCAG gagggaaagaggggtCCAAACCCAGCCTTGTGGTGGGTGGATAACCAAGGTGATGAAGTGAAGTGGAGTTTTGGAGAGATCACAGACTTATCCCGCTGTGTAGCCAATGTCCTCACCCAGACCTGTGGCCTGCAGCAAGGAGACCGTCTAGCCTTGATCCTGCCTCGAGTACCTGAGTGGTGGCTGGTGGCCATTGGCTGCATCCGAGCAG GTATAGTCTTCATGCCAGGAACCACCCAGATGAAGGCCAAGGACATTCTCTACCGATTACAAGTGTCTAAAGCCAAGGGCATTGTGACCACAGATACCCTTGCCCCAGAGGTGGATTCTGTAGTTTCTGAGTGTCCTGCTCTGAAAACAAAGCTCCTGGTGTCTCACCATAGCCGTCAAGGGTGGCTGGACTTCCGATCACTGATTAA ATCAGCATCCACAGATCACACCTGTGTTAAGTCAAAGACGCTGGACCCAATGGCCATTTTCTTCACCAGTGGGACAACAGGCCTTCCCAAGATGGTGAAACACTGTCATGGACTTGCCTGGCGATCCTCTTTGCCTTCATG CAGGAAATTACTGCAGCTGAATCCATCTGATGTCCTCTGGTGCTTTTCGGACCCAGGCTGGATTCTTGCTGTTTTGGGGGCCCTGTTTGAACCATGGACAGCAGGGTCTACACTCTTCGTCCATCATCTGCCCCAGTTTGATGCCAAGGTCATTCAACAG ACATTGTGCAAATACCCCATCACCCAGTGCCTTGCCGCGCCAGCTGTGTATCGAATGATTCTACAGCAGATTTCTACCAG TCTCAGGTTCCCTGCCTTGGAGCACTGCGCAACTGGTGGGGAGGCTCTGCTgccagaggagcaggaggagtgGAGAAGACGGACAGGCCTTCTGCTCTACCAG GGAATAGCTTGTGGCACTTTACGGGGAATGAAGATCAAGCCAGGTTCCATGGGGAAAAGCATCTCCCCGTTGGACATCCAG ATCATTGACGACAAGGGCAACATCCTGCCAATCAACACTGAAGGCAACATTGGCATCAGGATCAAGCCCACCAAGCCCATGGGCCTCTTCATGTGCTATGAG GACAACCCAGGAAAGACTGCCGAAGTGGAGTGTGGGGACTTCTACAACACTGGGGATAGAGCCACTATGGATGAGGACGGCTACATCTGGTTCCTCGGGAGGAGTGACGACATCATCACTGCCTCTGG GTACCGAATTGGGCCGGCAGAGGTGGAGAACGCCCTGGCAGAACATCCAGCAGTGGCTGAGTCAGCTGTGGTGAGCAGCCCGGACCCGATTCGGAGGGAG GTGGTGAAGGCATTTATTGTCCTGACCCCAGAGTTCCTATCCCATGACCAGGACCAGCTCACCCAGGAGCTGCAGCAGCATGTGAAGTCAGTGACGGCTCCCTATAAGTACCCGAGGaag GTGGAATTTGTCCCAGAGCTGCCCAAAACCATCACTGGCAAGATTAAGAGAAGTGAACTTCGGAAAAAGGAGTATGGTCAGATGTAA